Proteins from a single region of Vicia villosa cultivar HV-30 ecotype Madison, WI unplaced genomic scaffold, Vvil1.0 ctg.002799F_1_1, whole genome shotgun sequence:
- the LOC131639825 gene encoding agamous-like MADS-box protein AGL80: protein MRRRVKLAFMVNDSARRITYTKRKKSLIKKIDELATLCGIEACAIVYSDFHSEPEIWPSPWEVQRVVTKFRSYSDFEKGKKMLNQESFLMQRIVKSKEQLAKLEKNNWEAEKSLILFQCLAKENFIDTLNTNILNDLAFDINEKLEKITSKVNELDTNVTT, encoded by the coding sequence ATGAGAAGGAGAGTGAAACTTGCATTTATGGTCAACGATTCTGCGAGAAGGATAACTTAcactaaaagaaaaaagagtctAATCAAAAAGATTGATGAACTTGCAACTCTTTGTGGGATTGAAGCTTGTGCTATAGTTTATAGCGATTTTCATTCGGAGCCCGAGATCTGGCCTTCCCCATGGGAGGTCCAAAGGGTCGTTACAAAGTTCAGAAGTTATTCTGACTTTGAAAAAGGTAAGAAGATGCTAAACCAAGAGAGTTTTTTGATGCAGAGGATTGTGAAGTCCAAAGAACAATTGGCAAAATTGGAGAAAAATAATTGGGAGGCGGAGAAATCATTGATTTTGTTTCAATGTCTTGCTAAAGAAAATTTTATCGACACTTTGAACACAAATATTTTGAATGACCTAGCATTTGATATTAATGAGAAGCTAGAGAAAATCACTTCAAAGGTGAATGAACTGGATACAAATGTAACCACTTGA